Genomic DNA from Enterococcus saccharolyticus subsp. saccharolyticus:
CAAAGATAATATCAAACGCATAAAAAACGGAACAGAAAACAAAGTGCCGTTTGGATTAAACAAACCGAAAAAATAAGCTGGGTGTATCCACCCAGCTTATTTTTTATTTCACTGTAATGGAGTACTTCGTTTCAAATACCTCTTGCGCATCTAATTGACGAATACCTAATTTTTCTGTTAATTCACCGCTTGCATCGTGAGTATCCGCAATACCTTCCCAAGGTTCAATGCACACAAAAGGAGACGCAACTGGATAGGTTGACCAAATCCCTACATACGGCATATTATTATACGTCAAAGTCACACTATGTGGTGAATTTTCACTACGAATCGAAAATGAATTTAATCCTTTTGTTTCGAAAATCAAGGCATCATTTTTAAATAAATCGTGAGTTAAAGCTATATTTGTATTCGTTTGTCCAAGTGTACGTTGTTCTAAATCTACATACCGACCACGTAACGGCAACGCAACACGAGATTTCATTGGTGAAGGTTCTAGATAATAATCTTCAAACTTTTCCCCTTCTTCCAACGGCACATTAAACGCCGGATGTCCACCAATAGAAAAATACATTTCTTCTGATGAGGGATTTTCTACACGGTATTTGACAACAATCCCGTCACCGCCTAATTCATAGGTCAAAATTAATTTAAAATCAAAAGGATACACTTTTTTGGTTTCTGGTGTACTTTCCAAAATAAAACTAGCGGCATCCTCTTGTTGTTCAAGTACCTTAAATTCCATATCGCGAGCAAATCCATGTTGTGGTAGTTCATATGTTTCCCCTTGATACGTGTATTGATTGTCTTTTAATGAACCAACAAATGGAAATAAAACTGGCGCATGACGAGCCCAATGTTTGGGATCCGCTTGCCAAATGTATTCAATCTCTGTTTCTTTACTTTTTAAGCTCTTTAACTCGGCACCATGCGTTGAGATAATCGCTTTTAAGTGAGGTGTTTCAATTGTAATATCCATTTTATTTCCCCCTTAGAGTTTAAAAATTTATGCTTTATCTAACTCATCTTTAAAACGATGATTTAATACTTTCAAATACGTTCCTTTCATCCCCAATGAACGTGATTCAATAATACCCGCAGATTCTAATTTGCGTAATGCATTCACAATCACAGAACGAGTAATACCAATTTCGTCAGCAATATTTGATGCAGTTAAACGTCCTTCGTCACCTTCTAACGCATTGAAAATCGCTTGTACGGCTTTTAATTCGCTATAAGATAAGGTATTCACAGCCATTTGAACTGCTGTTGCGCTACGAATATCTTCTTCGATATTACGTGATGTTTGGTATAAAATTTGCATCCCAACAACAGTTGCACTATATTCTGCTAAAACCAAATCATTGTCATCAAATGAATCATCAATCCTTGAAAGAATGATTGTCCCTAGACGTTCACCAGCACCAAAAATTGGCACAACTGTCGTTAAACCATTTGGATAAAGTTCACGTGATTCAATCGGAAAAGCAGTCATATCACTATCGATGGTAATGTTTGCTTCTGTTGCATGTAAATTATCTACCATGTCGGTATAAGTTTTGGGAAATTGTTTTTCAACAAACATATTTTTCACACGCGCATTGTTTACATCATGCTTTTCATTAAAGCCTAATAAGCTGCCATTGC
This window encodes:
- a CDS encoding aldose 1-epimerase family protein, with the protein product MDITIETPHLKAIISTHGAELKSLKSKETEIEYIWQADPKHWARHAPVLFPFVGSLKDNQYTYQGETYELPQHGFARDMEFKVLEQQEDAASFILESTPETKKVYPFDFKLILTYELGGDGIVVKYRVENPSSEEMYFSIGGHPAFNVPLEEGEKFEDYYLEPSPMKSRVALPLRGRYVDLEQRTLGQTNTNIALTHDLFKNDALIFETKGLNSFSIRSENSPHSVTLTYNNMPYVGIWSTYPVASPFVCIEPWEGIADTHDASGELTEKLGIRQLDAQEVFETKYSITVK
- the codY gene encoding GTP-sensing pleiotropic transcriptional regulator CodY; amino-acid sequence: MTTLLDKTRQINELLQQKNTFNMDSDLPYDKMAIILGDILDSNAYIISSNGSLLGFNEKHDVNNARVKNMFVEKQFPKTYTDMVDNLHATEANITIDSDMTAFPIESRELYPNGLTTVVPIFGAGERLGTIILSRIDDSFDDNDLVLAEYSATVVGMQILYQTSRNIEEDIRSATAVQMAVNTLSYSELKAVQAIFNALEGDEGRLTASNIADEIGITRSVIVNALRKLESAGIIESRSLGMKGTYLKVLNHRFKDELDKA